From a single Syntrophorhabdales bacterium genomic region:
- a CDS encoding SDR family oxidoreductase encodes MDRIVLITGSTRGIGYATAAEFLKHDDRVIVFCRHEVHTDVAVRRLGGIGNEQNVLGLVGDVREEKDVKKIVGQSLRYYGRIDVLINNAGVAAYRSIEETSGKEFDRIIETNLKGTFLFMRHVIPVMKREKKGVIINISSAMGIEAEADFSAYSASKFGVIGLTKAAAEEISEQQIPVYGVLPWAVDTTLLAGSGLELDPADVLEPEYVARKIFNVAKGTKKSGALIKVYPR; translated from the coding sequence ATGGATCGTATTGTTCTTATCACCGGCTCCACTCGTGGTATAGGCTATGCGACTGCCGCTGAATTCCTGAAGCATGATGATCGTGTGATCGTCTTCTGTCGGCATGAGGTTCATACGGACGTAGCCGTGAGGCGTCTTGGGGGTATCGGCAATGAACAAAATGTCCTGGGTCTTGTGGGTGACGTCAGGGAAGAAAAGGATGTGAAGAAGATTGTGGGGCAAAGCCTAAGATACTATGGCAGGATCGATGTTCTGATTAACAATGCGGGCGTTGCTGCGTACAGGTCCATCGAAGAGACGAGCGGGAAAGAGTTTGACCGAATCATAGAGACCAACCTGAAGGGGACCTTTCTCTTTATGCGCCATGTCATTCCGGTCATGAAACGGGAGAAGAAAGGTGTCATCATCAACATCTCCTCAGCGATGGGCATTGAAGCAGAAGCTGATTTCTCGGCCTATTCCGCATCTAAGTTCGGTGTGATCGGCCTTACAAAAGCAGCCGCCGAGGAGATATCCGAGCAACAAATTCCCGTCTATGGGGTGCTACCTTGGGCCGTCGACACTACACTGCTTGCAGGCAGCGGCCTCGAGCTCGACCCCGCGGATGTGCTTGAACCTGAATACGTAGCCCGCAAGATTTTCAATGTCGCCAAGGGAACGAAAAAATCCGGCGCGCTAATTAAAGTCTATCCGAGATAG
- a CDS encoding acyl-CoA thioesterase: protein MEGKKVSESAVLMAQLMSPQDANIAGNVHGGVIMKLIDDAGGAVAYRHARSNVVTVSIDRLSFDHPVLVGDLVTFKASINMAGRTSMDVGVRVEAENLLTGEVRHAASAYLTYVALGADSKPTPVAPLILENEEQERRFRKALARRNIRKQERENP from the coding sequence ATGGAAGGGAAGAAAGTCAGCGAGAGCGCGGTGCTGATGGCTCAACTCATGTCTCCGCAAGATGCAAACATCGCAGGCAATGTACATGGCGGCGTAATAATGAAACTCATTGACGATGCGGGCGGAGCAGTTGCTTACCGGCACGCCCGGAGCAATGTGGTTACAGTATCGATAGACCGTTTGAGTTTCGATCATCCTGTCCTCGTCGGAGATCTTGTGACCTTCAAAGCAAGCATCAACATGGCTGGAAGGACTTCCATGGATGTAGGCGTAAGAGTCGAGGCTGAAAACCTGCTCACGGGAGAGGTGCGTCACGCGGCTTCAGCATACCTGACCTACGTGGCCCTGGGCGCTGATTCAAAGCCTACGCCGGTTGCGCCTCTGATCCTCGAAAATGAGGAACAGGAGCGCCGTTTCCGCAAAGCTCTGGCCCGACGAAACATCCGTAAGCAGGAGCGGGAGAACCCTTAG
- a CDS encoding tartrate dehydrogenase → MKRIAVIPGDGIGKEVAPVGMSVIDAAGKKFGFSITWQTFPWSCEYYLANGSMMPQDGLAILKRHDAIYLGAVGAPGVPDAVSLWGLLIPIRRTFRQYVNLRPVRLLRGVTSPLRNLNPGDIDICVVRENNEGEYSNVGGRLYDGTESEMAIQQSVFTRKGVESVTRFAFELGRKRKRHVTSATKSNGIIYTMPFWDEVFWSITRKYPDVQADQYHIDNLCAQFVLHPERFDVVVGSNLFGDILSDLGPAIAGSLGIAPSANLNPEREFPSMFEPVHGSAPDIAGRGVANPIGQIWSGAMMLEHLGYTEAAQAIEKALEAVTGEQGIKTPDLGGSATTREVGDAVINSL, encoded by the coding sequence ATGAAACGAATAGCAGTAATTCCCGGTGACGGCATCGGCAAGGAAGTCGCACCGGTAGGGATGAGCGTCATCGACGCCGCAGGGAAGAAGTTCGGTTTCAGCATAACATGGCAGACTTTCCCGTGGAGTTGCGAATATTATCTCGCGAACGGATCGATGATGCCGCAGGACGGACTCGCGATTCTTAAGCGGCATGATGCCATTTATCTCGGTGCGGTGGGTGCACCCGGCGTACCCGATGCCGTTTCACTCTGGGGCCTCTTGATCCCTATCCGACGCACGTTCAGGCAATACGTGAATCTGAGACCTGTGAGATTACTCAGGGGTGTGACAAGCCCCCTTCGGAACCTGAATCCGGGAGATATCGATATCTGCGTGGTCCGCGAAAATAACGAGGGCGAGTACTCGAATGTGGGCGGCAGGCTGTATGACGGCACTGAATCGGAGATGGCAATACAGCAATCCGTGTTTACGCGGAAGGGAGTGGAAAGCGTCACGCGCTTTGCGTTCGAGCTGGGCCGGAAGAGGAAGAGACATGTGACCTCGGCCACGAAATCGAACGGGATCATTTACACCATGCCCTTCTGGGATGAGGTCTTCTGGTCCATCACCCGGAAGTACCCGGATGTACAAGCCGACCAGTACCATATCGATAATTTATGCGCCCAGTTCGTGCTGCACCCGGAGAGGTTCGACGTCGTGGTAGGCAGCAACCTCTTCGGCGACATCCTGTCAGACCTCGGGCCCGCCATTGCAGGAAGCCTCGGGATTGCTCCGTCGGCGAACCTCAACCCGGAGCGGGAATTTCCTTCGATGTTTGAGCCGGTACACGGATCCGCACCGGACATCGCTGGGAGAGGCGTCGCAAACCCGATCGGTCAGATATGGTCGGGCGCCATGATGCTGGAGCACCTTGGCTATACAGAGGCAGCACAAGCCATAGAGAAAGCCCTCGAGGCTGTCACCGGTGAGCAGGGCATCAAGACGCCTGATCTCGGCGGTTCAGCCACGACCCGGGAAGTAGGCGACGCCGTCATCAATTCTCTGTGA